A genomic stretch from Colwellia sp. Arc7-635 includes:
- a CDS encoding DUF3545 family protein, whose product MEKLQQVLDSLGTQPKSSSSNNKKRKWREIEQLKEKFQLEKELKAYEDSLEFMLEDF is encoded by the coding sequence ATGGAAAAACTTCAACAAGTATTGGACTCTCTAGGTACACAACCTAAATCAAGTTCAAGTAATAATAAGAAAAGAAAGTGGCGTGAAATTGAACAACTGAAAGAAAAATTTCAACTAGAAAAAGAATTGAAAGCGTATGAAGATTCTTTAGAGTTTATGTTGGAAGATTTTTAA
- the tal gene encoding transaldolase — translation MTDQLSQLKVMTTVVADTGDIEAIAKFQPQDATTNPSLLLKAASLPNYQQLLTTAVDWAKTQSADTDQQVIDAADKLSVLIGLEILKIVPGRISTEVDARLSFDTQASIAKAHKLIAMYHEAGISNDRILIKIASTWEGIKAAEQLEREGINCNLTLLFNFAQAQACAEASIYLISPFVGRILDWYKKDTGRNDYSASEDPGVVSVTSIYNYYKAKGHKTVVMGASFRNIGEILELAGCDRLTISPNLMDELASSNETISQKLFSEHAPLADEEPLSEAQFRWQMNQDAMATEKLAEGIRNFTIDQVKLEQQLAALL, via the coding sequence ATGACCGATCAACTCTCTCAATTAAAAGTAATGACAACAGTTGTTGCAGATACTGGCGATATCGAAGCCATTGCTAAGTTTCAACCACAAGATGCTACAACTAATCCGTCTTTATTATTAAAGGCAGCTTCTCTACCTAATTATCAGCAACTTTTAACTACCGCTGTCGATTGGGCAAAAACCCAATCAGCAGACACTGATCAGCAAGTTATTGACGCTGCAGATAAACTTTCAGTACTTATCGGCTTAGAAATATTAAAAATAGTCCCTGGTAGAATTTCCACCGAAGTTGATGCGCGTTTGTCTTTTGATACTCAAGCATCAATCGCCAAAGCACATAAGCTTATTGCGATGTATCATGAAGCCGGCATTAGTAATGATCGTATCTTGATCAAAATAGCTTCTACGTGGGAAGGTATAAAAGCGGCTGAGCAGTTAGAACGTGAAGGTATTAACTGTAACTTAACTTTATTATTTAACTTTGCTCAAGCACAAGCTTGTGCCGAAGCAAGTATTTACTTAATTTCTCCTTTTGTTGGTCGTATTTTAGATTGGTACAAAAAAGATACCGGACGCAATGATTACAGCGCCAGCGAAGATCCTGGCGTAGTGTCAGTAACGAGTATTTATAACTATTACAAAGCAAAAGGCCACAAAACGGTTGTTATGGGCGCAAGTTTCCGCAACATTGGCGAGATATTAGAATTAGCCGGCTGTGACCGTTTAACTATTAGTCCAAACCTAATGGATGAGTTAGCAAGTAGCAATGAAACAATTAGCCAAAAGCTATTTAGTGAACATGCGCCATTAGCAGATGAAGAGCCTCTTAGCGAAGCACAATTTAGATGGCAGATGAACCAAGATGCGATGGCGACAGAAAAACTTGCAGAAGGTATTCGTAACTTTACCATTGACCAAGTAAAACTTGAGCAGCAATTAGCCGCCTTACTATAA
- the yaaA gene encoding peroxide stress protein YaaA yields the protein MLLVVSPAKNLDYESPVATERFSQPELLEHSQVLMKKCKTLTPADISSLMGISDKLAGLNAARFGEWTTPFTPENARQAILAFNGDVYSGLDAKSFTENDFAFAQQHMRILSGLYGLLKPLDLMQAYRLEMGKKLDNDRGSNLYQFWGDIITEHLNSAIAAQGDNVLINLASNEYFKAVNKKALKAEVITPAFKDWKNGQFKMISFYAKKARGLMARYIIEHQISDVEKLKAFDVAGYQYSAEFSKGNDWVFTRKEA from the coding sequence ATGTTGCTTGTTGTTTCTCCCGCTAAAAATCTAGATTACGAATCTCCCGTTGCTACTGAGCGATTTTCTCAACCTGAGCTGTTAGAGCACAGTCAGGTGTTGATGAAGAAATGTAAAACGCTGACACCAGCAGACATCAGTTCATTAATGGGCATAAGTGATAAGTTAGCCGGCTTAAATGCTGCTCGTTTTGGTGAATGGACTACACCTTTTACACCAGAAAATGCCCGACAAGCGATATTAGCTTTTAATGGCGATGTATATTCAGGCTTAGATGCGAAATCATTTACTGAAAACGATTTTGCCTTTGCTCAGCAACATATGCGGATATTATCTGGATTATATGGTTTATTAAAGCCACTTGATTTAATGCAAGCATATCGCTTAGAGATGGGGAAAAAATTAGATAATGATCGTGGTAGTAATTTATACCAATTTTGGGGCGATATTATCACCGAGCATTTAAACAGCGCTATTGCCGCTCAAGGTGATAATGTTTTAATTAACTTAGCATCAAATGAATATTTTAAAGCGGTCAATAAAAAAGCACTTAAGGCTGAAGTTATCACCCCAGCGTTTAAAGACTGGAAAAACGGTCAATTTAAAATGATCAGTTTTTATGCTAAAAAAGCACGCGGTTTAATGGCACGTTACATTATTGAGCATCAAATCAGTGATGTTGAAAAATTAAAAGCCTTTGATGTTGCAGGTTATCAATACTCAGCAGAGTTTAGTAAAGGCAATGATTGGGTATTCACCCGCAAAGAAGCTTAA
- a CDS encoding EAL domain-containing protein: MTVNINEVIKNKKISTVFQAIFNIQEQCIIGYEALTRGPLGCELYSPDVLFKHAMDADLLSELEILCRDKAIKRFAQLKLKGKLFLNISPLVLLNKNHPQGETVKFVEQAGLSCQQIVIELSEKYPFPNNFTLRDALARYRQFGFNVAIDDLGAGYSGLKLWSQLSPNIVKVDRYFVENCHQDSFKQKFLKAIFDLAIDAETEVVVEGIECCQEFDFLQALGMKYAQGFYLAKPSINPVREYPEHLISDVFIQKPLTRG, translated from the coding sequence GTGACAGTTAATATAAATGAAGTTATCAAAAATAAAAAAATCAGTACCGTTTTCCAAGCGATATTCAATATTCAAGAGCAGTGTATTATTGGTTATGAAGCCTTAACTCGAGGTCCTCTAGGCTGCGAATTATACTCACCTGATGTGCTTTTTAAGCATGCTATGGACGCAGATTTACTATCTGAGTTAGAAATACTGTGTCGTGATAAGGCGATTAAGCGTTTTGCGCAGTTAAAGTTGAAAGGAAAACTATTTCTTAATATTAGCCCGTTAGTCTTACTGAACAAAAATCATCCCCAAGGAGAAACTGTAAAATTTGTTGAGCAGGCTGGGTTAAGCTGCCAGCAAATCGTCATTGAATTAAGTGAGAAATATCCCTTTCCTAACAATTTCACCTTACGTGATGCATTAGCAAGATATCGACAGTTTGGTTTTAATGTCGCTATTGATGATTTAGGTGCAGGTTATTCTGGGTTGAAATTGTGGAGTCAACTGTCACCTAATATTGTTAAGGTCGATCGTTACTTTGTTGAAAATTGTCATCAAGATAGTTTTAAACAGAAATTCTTAAAAGCAATATTTGACCTAGCTATTGATGCTGAAACTGAGGTTGTTGTTGAAGGCATCGAGTGTTGCCAAGAGTTCGATTTTTTACAAGCGCTAGGGATGAAATACGCCCAAGGCTTTTATTTGGCAAAACCCTCTATAAACCCGGTGAGAGAGTACCCTGAACATCTAATAAGTGATGTTTTCATACAAAAGCCTCTAACTAGAGGCTAA
- a CDS encoding TonB-dependent receptor, which translates to MNSTFYLLEVNKITLVLLLLKKQLTRFLSVLMLIFISLSAHADKLLYFDIPQNNANQALITFGQQSEKTLLFSFELTKTAQSNPIKGYYTIDFALKKLLRGSRLNFNRNSAGAIAIFARQSPVKRLSKNTIDNALDSTNGLSTGINKHAPLSIEKIAIVGSRTARRSITDLPVPVDILSFEQLRQSGKTSVGNMLQAIAPSFNFSKSAISDGSDVLQPATLRGLGPDQTLVLVNGKRRHQASLIHINNSVGRGTAGTDLNAIPLAAIKRIEILRDGAAAQYGSDAIAGVINLVLKDDTSPDYAEVSYGQYSQGDGASQQFDFNKTFNLFEQGFINASLSISDHQATNRAGQDGACIYQNCISLAPNKYKTSNINEITADRNTFSVGNPKYQQQSGVINAGYSLNSGELYGFASYSKRDNTSAAFFRSARNSSTNPPLQDQHATLRHGYLPEIATSIKDASINIGYVFELDDDTSFDASYTHGKNSINYQIKNSLNASYANLLHFQGALSDKDIRATIPRSAHAYDLSLSLQTLNIDIIKDLNWATLALGLEFRRDNYQIKSGEKYSYFDYDTIENQSLFSIDSVAGTQGFPGVAPDSTVDEQRNVRSIYLEITQQLSTNITLDSAIRFDDYDGFGSSSNFKIAAHWQSDHWLTYRAAFNTGFRAPSMQQLYFNNMSTQYLVADDGALTSQKIATFRNDSSLASNIGIAELKQETSVNISLGAVANLSNNVTVTLDYYRIDIDDRIVLSSSLYSGKSPILDQVLTAENVDKAQLFLNGADTRTQGIDLIATWRYPIESGTLDLTLAANFTDTEVTRLFSPEASALNSLPVEQVFSEHDIAIIESWQPQNRINFNVSYQQENWLFQLTLNRFGQYSVIDGEKQTYGAELLTDIRVEYQLTDSTKFYFGSNNLFDVYPDKNTIGNSRQGHIIDEAGNSIVDSDGVFQYSRRSAPFGYNGAYFYAGLNINF; encoded by the coding sequence ATGAATAGTACCTTTTACCTTTTAGAGGTAAATAAAATAACGCTAGTTTTACTATTATTAAAAAAGCAATTAACACGCTTTTTGTCTGTACTCATGCTGATATTCATTTCTCTTTCTGCTCACGCCGATAAGCTGCTCTATTTTGATATTCCACAAAACAATGCTAACCAAGCACTGATCACCTTTGGTCAACAGAGTGAAAAAACACTCCTTTTTTCATTTGAATTGACAAAAACAGCACAAAGTAATCCCATTAAAGGTTATTACACTATAGATTTTGCTTTAAAAAAGCTATTACGGGGCTCAAGGCTTAATTTCAATAGAAATAGTGCCGGTGCTATCGCTATTTTCGCTCGCCAATCACCTGTAAAGCGATTATCAAAAAACACCATCGACAACGCCTTAGATAGCACAAATGGTCTCTCAACGGGTATCAATAAACATGCCCCCCTGAGCATCGAAAAAATAGCTATTGTTGGTAGTAGAACAGCAAGACGCTCTATTACTGACTTACCGGTACCTGTAGATATTCTCTCTTTTGAACAATTAAGACAGTCGGGAAAAACGTCAGTTGGCAATATGTTACAAGCAATCGCGCCGTCTTTTAATTTTTCAAAGTCAGCCATCAGTGATGGCAGTGATGTTTTACAACCGGCAACGCTTAGAGGTTTAGGCCCCGATCAAACCTTAGTGTTAGTTAATGGCAAGCGACGCCATCAAGCTAGTTTAATACATATCAATAACTCGGTTGGACGCGGCACTGCAGGCACTGACTTAAATGCTATCCCATTAGCTGCGATTAAACGTATTGAAATATTACGTGACGGCGCAGCGGCACAATATGGCTCAGACGCTATTGCGGGCGTTATCAATTTAGTATTAAAAGACGACACCTCACCTGACTACGCTGAAGTTTCCTACGGACAATATAGCCAAGGTGATGGCGCTAGCCAGCAGTTCGATTTTAATAAAACTTTTAACTTATTTGAGCAAGGCTTTATTAATGCGTCACTCAGTATTAGCGATCATCAAGCAACCAACCGCGCAGGCCAAGACGGGGCTTGCATTTACCAGAATTGTATTAGCTTAGCGCCTAATAAATATAAAACCTCGAACATAAATGAAATAACAGCCGATAGGAATACATTCTCAGTAGGTAACCCAAAATACCAGCAGCAATCGGGGGTAATAAACGCAGGCTACTCACTTAACTCTGGCGAGCTTTATGGCTTTGCTAGCTACTCTAAAAGAGATAACACTTCTGCCGCTTTTTTTCGCTCAGCACGTAACAGTAGTACCAACCCTCCATTACAAGATCAACATGCTACGCTGCGTCATGGTTATTTACCTGAGATAGCCACAAGTATCAAAGACGCATCAATAAATATTGGTTACGTTTTTGAACTGGACGACGATACCTCCTTTGATGCTTCATATACGCACGGTAAGAATTCAATTAATTATCAAATAAAAAACTCTCTTAATGCCTCATACGCCAATCTTTTACATTTTCAAGGTGCGTTGTCTGATAAGGATATTCGCGCGACTATTCCAAGATCGGCTCACGCCTATGATCTATCATTGTCATTACAAACTTTAAATATTGATATTATAAAAGATCTTAACTGGGCAACACTCGCATTAGGTCTTGAGTTTAGACGTGATAATTACCAAATTAAATCAGGCGAAAAATACAGTTACTTCGATTATGACACTATCGAAAATCAATCATTATTTTCGATTGATTCCGTTGCTGGCACGCAAGGTTTTCCAGGGGTAGCACCGGATTCAACCGTTGACGAACAACGTAATGTGCGCTCAATTTATTTAGAAATTACACAACAGCTCAGTACCAATATAACATTGGACAGCGCCATAAGGTTTGATGACTATGATGGTTTTGGCTCTTCAAGCAACTTTAAAATTGCGGCCCATTGGCAAAGTGATCATTGGCTAACTTATCGAGCAGCTTTTAATACTGGCTTCCGAGCGCCTTCAATGCAACAACTCTATTTTAATAACATGAGTACGCAGTATTTAGTTGCTGACGATGGCGCTCTAACAAGCCAAAAAATAGCAACCTTTAGAAACGACAGTAGCTTAGCCAGTAACATAGGCATTGCCGAATTAAAGCAAGAAACCTCAGTAAATATCAGTTTAGGTGCGGTTGCTAATCTCAGTAATAACGTCACCGTAACGCTTGATTACTACCGTATAGATATTGACGATAGAATCGTGTTAAGTAGTAGTTTATATTCAGGTAAGAGTCCGATATTAGACCAAGTATTAACAGCCGAAAATGTTGATAAAGCACAGCTGTTTTTAAATGGTGCTGATACTAGAACGCAAGGCATAGACTTGATCGCAACATGGCGATATCCAATAGAAAGTGGCACATTGGATTTAACTTTAGCGGCTAATTTTACTGACACAGAGGTCACTCGCTTATTTTCACCCGAAGCAAGCGCTTTAAATAGCTTACCCGTAGAGCAAGTTTTTTCTGAACACGACATCGCGATTATTGAAAGTTGGCAACCCCAAAATAGAATCAACTTTAACGTTAGCTACCAACAAGAAAATTGGCTTTTTCAGTTAACACTTAATCGCTTTGGCCAATACAGTGTTATTGATGGTGAGAAACAAACCTATGGCGCAGAACTACTGACTGATATTCGCGTTGAATATCAATTAACCGATAGTACTAAGTTCTATTTTGGTAGTAATAACTTGTTTGATGTTTATCCCGATAAAAACACCATCGGTAACTCAAGACAGGGTCATATCATCGATGAAGCAGGCAACAGCATTGTTGATAGTGATGGGGTTTTCCAGTATTCACGTCGTTCGGCACCATTTGGTTACAATGGTGCCTACTTCTATGCTGGCCTTAACATCAACTTCTAA